A stretch of DNA from Takifugu rubripes chromosome 15, fTakRub1.2, whole genome shotgun sequence:
AAAACATATATTCCCCCCTAAAAGAGAGATGTATTATCTGACTGTATGCTGTAAAATAGTATCTTCACTCTATTGCACAATGACAGGCAATGCATTGACATAAACTCCAGTCCGTACCTCCATGACACATGGAATTCCTATGATGAAGGCTGCACCACACACAGCAAGAACTAACAGTTCCTTCCACCTAAAAATCTGGAGCAGCTTTTGATTAAATTCATCCAGGAGGCTGGTCACCAGCACTTCAACCATCGCAAACTacaacagaagaaagaaagccAAGTATATTAGATGCATCTACTTTTGTGTCAGCCTTAAATTCTAATCTATATCCAAATTACCTCGCTGTCCAGTCCTAGACAGAGCAGCATTAGGAAGAAGAGTACAGCCCAAAGCTGAGCTACTGGCATGTTGGCAAAGGCTTGTGGGTAAACAACATAAACTAGTCCAGGACCTAAATAAACATGCACAGATAAGTTATGACATATATGGAAAAAGGTTATTTACTCAGCTAGCTGACCACAAGTGTATGACAATTGTTAAATCACAACATACTGTACagtaccatccatccatccatccatccatccatccatccatccatccatccatccatccatccatccgtgcatccatctgtgcatccatcatccatccatctatccatccatccatgcatcctgCTCAGAAGTCTATAACAATTCCTTGTTAGAATCACAacctcttcttttttctcttcctttgttGACATTCCCTCTTTAGAAAATTTAGCGTGCACCTCCATAGGCTAATTCTGTCAGATGGGCTAAGCTGCCAGTTGGCACCAGTCCATGAGGAGCTCCATCATCCATGATCCCCTGTAACTCCTcttctgctttattttgttgtcatAAGGCAGTGTGAGAGGTCACTCATTCCTGTTTGTGATTCCCAATTCTCCTCTTACGTATGAGTCTAACTGCCATTGCTGTTCCTTTGTTGCTTTGCATCTCTAAAATTCAGCTTGTCTAAGGTTATTGTCAGTAGGCATCTGTCTTATTTTACCATTGCACTCTCTGAACAATGTTGAAATTCAAATGTAGTCAGTAAGTAAACCCGAAAGTTTTAGTTAGAATTTAGTTAATCATTTTCTTACCATCCACAGCCAAATCAGTGACAGGAATGCCCTGCAGATAAGACATGTAGCCAAATGCAGAGAAGATCACAAAACCTGCCAGGATGCTGGTCAAAGAGTTGATGATGGATATGGTCAGGGTGTCCCTGTGCAATAAAGTGTGTTTCTGTATTCATGTATACTTGTGTGCATTGAGCATTaatttctgttttgaatgaggAAAGAACAATTGACTGAGAACATGCTATTACTTGAGAACATTGTTGTGAAAGGAGTTGTAGCTGGACATCGCCATTAAAGAGCCAAACCCAATCCCGATAGAATTAAAGATCTGAGCTGCAGCATTGAcccacacctgcagcacatgTTGATGTTTGTCAGCCGTCATCAACCACATCAACAAGTAAGATCAGTGAACGTCAGTGAATGTCATTAGTACAGTAGCATTTTGTACCTCTTACCTCCAACGAGAGCAACTTTTCCCATTTGGGTAAAATGAAGAATTTTATTCCTTCTAAAGCTCCAGGAAGCTGTGCGTTATTTATTAACAAGGCAATCAGGATTACATATGGGAACAGAGCTGTGAAATATACGACCTGCAAACAAAAACACGCACTGGTTAGCTTCCACTGTCTCTCCAGGCATCCATCTCTGTTTCATGTACCTTTCCTGTTGATTTCACCCCCTTGAAGATGCAAAGGTAAATGAGAATCCAAGCCAGAATAAGGAGGAGACAAAGTTCCATTCGGATGGTTCCAATTTCATCTACGCCACTGGTCTGTTGCAACATCCTGTATCtaagacaaagaaaacacaaactttTATGCTCTAATGTTGTAATTCTGATGATTGAGTTTCAACTCCAATTTAAAAAACCTTGACAAGTGTTTTTAAGAGGTTACATTCAATATGTGTAAAGTACACAGTAAGTTCCATTTGAATGTGTGTGCTGCTTTTCACACTGctgttttgcctttttctttttgtctagGTGGTTATCACAATGGTTGCAAACATGGCCTCCTTAAAAATATGATTGATGTGCACTAACTTTTCATTAAAGTTGTTTGATTGTTGCTTAGAATCATGAGACAACCAACAAATATTGATGAAAGTGTTTTTAGTGTGTTTAGTGTTGACACTGCATGATTGCAGCACATCTTAACACCCTGTTGTTGCTCAGCTGCATCTGCTTTAGAGTTCTTGTTCATAGGAGCCCATTCCTTCTCCAACCTCCTGATTCGGTAGAACTGGGTAAACTGATAAACCTTAACCTGGCCTCAGTGTTATTTGAAATAGCAATTCCTCAACATGTTTATGGCCTTACAGTAACAACAGCTCTGGAGCTGATAAAGAAAAGTAGGTCCAATAGTCCTAATCTGTCCTGATTGTAGCCATTATGTGTGTTCTGTATATGCAGAATGATATACATATGGAACAACCAAATGATCTGACAACTAAGGGCTGTAATGTCTCAGTCCTAGCTTACAATCAGACTACACTTTTTAACACCTGATGATGTAACTTGGGGTATAGGCACCCAAGGTGAACCACAGCAGAtgagccaaaaaagaaaaggtgacAGATCAGATTGAGGAAAAAGAGCAGGATTAATCGATACTCAAATCCAAAAAGCCTTCCACTAAAAAATCACAAATATTTGACAAATGGGTGACAAATGATGTCCTCCTTACACGCTGGAAAATTAACATCTCAGTAAGCTAAACAGGAAACAACTAAAGTGCTGGAGAGATCAGGAAGggaaatcaaaaataaaacattaggAAGCTTCCAAACTGTTCTCTGTTTCCTCAGAAGCAGAGGGGCTTACAACATTCAGATATATACATCTCTGTGTAAAATGGCATTTAGCAATTATAATTCTAACTAGGATCATGATTATATTTGTTATTTTGGGTTTCAATCAAAGCATGCTCACACCATGTTCATAAAATTATTTCTTACATGCCTGAAGGTGATTTTACCAATTCAACATTCTGAACTTCCAGCATAGTCTTCAATGTTAATGTTATCCATGTAAGCTGCTATATCAATTTACACAACTCATGTCACCTTAAACATGATATAAAAGCTCATTGACTACAGTTATTGCTGCAGGTTAACCTTTCACCAAGTATTTATTGCTGGAATGCTTATTGATAGCTACCTGCTGAGATCAGTCTTTCCTTTGACATACAAAGGCAGCAATGTGATTTAATAGATTTCAGATTAGATTAGAATTTAGACCACTGTATAAAGCATGTTTGTAACCATGTTCTTTTTTCTGATACTGAGAACCTGTTCTGGTTTCCCCACATGGGTAAACGCACTTGAAGAACTCCTGGCTGGCCGTGGAGGAGTAGCTGCTGTTGGTGGCATGATCAGTGCAATTTGGGGTATTCCAGGTGTTGTTGCAGGTCTGCCAGGGTAATGGAGCCTGGAAGGAGCTGAAGAGGTAATAGAGGGCCCAAGTGATGACGAGGTTGTAGTAGGTGCACATAATGAAGGAGATAGCTACCGATGCCATGCCCACTCCTGTCACCACACAAGATAAATATGAGAAAGTCAATTAAGGTTTGCGTTGTTCATGAAGCACAGCTCAAGTGATTAGCATACCCTTGAACAGTGGACATACGATAGCCAGGGCATGGACAGGTCCTCTCCTGGTGTACTGACCCACAGTCAGTTCCATGTGAAGCAGAGGGATCCCCAACACAAAGAGCATTAGGAGGTATGGCACCAGAAAGGCACCTGGCATTAATTTATAAAGATCAATGAATTAAACACATGCACTGAAAAGACACTGTATCATCATTTAATCCATCCTGCTTGGTTCTATAACACTATGGATGAAGTACAGTATGAGTGTTGtgtctcacctcctccacttCTGTAGCAGAGATAAGGAAACCTCCAAATGTTTCCCAGACCCACAGCACAACCAATGCCGGCCAGGGTGAACTCTATCTGCTTGCTCCATGTCGGTCTGTTGGGCTGTTCCTCCATGTCTGCTCATCTAGGTACTGCTGCTTGTCCACAATTGAGTGTTCTGAAAACACATGCAGGCTGGGTGACATAAACACGCTTTTATCTTCCTTAATGATTAGCTGAAGGAAATCATCCCTGGAGTGAGTCCTCTATTCACATGGGGGAGTTCATCTTATGTCAATGGCACGTGGATTACTGTTCTGTATTCCATTCGTGTCATttaggtgcttttttttcttttttagaattTAAAATGTCTAGCAcagaatgtgttttttgtgttattCTGTTACTTGGAGGTTAACCATTCTCAGAAAGCAAATATTATGACAGCAGCATCTAGCTGTATAACGGCAGGAAGGTCATACTGATTAAATAGCATACTGGCCTCTCCATCACTTTAACATCTGATATGTCATATAACTTGCTTCGACTGAATTAATTTGGCCTATTTCACACTGTTGTAGTTGCACCTGTGATTCATTCTGCTGCTCAAGAGCAAAAAAGACTCAAAGATAAGAGATTGACCGTGTTGTTATAACACTGGATATTGACCTTCTGGTGGACTTTTATTGACATCATAATTTTAGTTTATTGCAACTTATTGTAAGGCCATAGAGAAAATGTGGTCATTTATTGTCCATACTAATTTTTTTCTCAGTGAAACTGCTCATTAAATTACTAAAATACAATTTCAAGTTTAACTTAATGTTCATATGTAAAAAGACAATGCAAATATGTTAAATATAGGATGTGTGCATTACATGTACATGTGCTTTAACTAGTGCTTTAAGTGGGGAAAATAGTGCCGCTAAATTAGGCGGTGGGAGGTTAGAACCAGCACGTAGTTAAGTGATATACTCAAATATTAGAACACGGTGCtaatttttgaaaaagaaaattgtttatTTGAACTTTCCATTCAAATTATGTCTGTTCACTTGCACATTGGCCCAAGGGGGGTCTTCAGGGGGACAGTTCTCAGACTGCTGTGATTTAAAATCTGCATTTACAATATTTTTATCcaatatatttttaaacatcCACTCCACTCATGCAAGGGGGTTGACATAGCTACAAATATGAGCCTTTTACATATAAGCCATTATGCCATCCTTATGTGATGAAAATATACTGTTACTTGTCAGgggagttgttggtgtttctttttgtgttctttgtttccAGTGACCTCCCAGAGTGGCGCCATCTAGAGGCTGAGAACTGGTGGAACACCGAAAGGCAGGCAGTGCTGGTGATGAGGAAGATTGACACCACCTGTGGACTCCCGGGGTATTTTAGGATTGGCTCACCTGTGTCTATCTGACCAATCACCAGCGGAGTCCCGCTTTAAAGGCTCTCCTCCCTAATTTCATGGGGGCGCTCTCTTGCGCAGTGTTGGACAGGAAGCGTTTGTGGAGGGCGGGTGGGACTAGGTAAGGACGGGGTACCCCATACATTGCCGCACGTAGACATTCTGTTTGTTATTTACACTAGGTTATGGGCTGTGGCCActgttgtttttgatgttttaagatgcGCTGTTTTTTGACTAGTTTTGGCACAGAcccgtttgttccacctctccctccactcctgaTATATGCACGTGTGTTCTgttaagaaataaagcacaatcttGACAGtagtgatgtccaaatgaggcttcatgaggctttgaacccttttggaccattgtgttgaaaattggttcattaCTCGAAGCTTCAATCATTTCGAACGCGGGGGTCATCTGCTGGCGCATTGGTTGTACTGCAGCCATGTAAATGGTTGTTAGTTTGTGCACTTTTGATGttttattataatattatttttctatatattttaggaacagaggggggtatgggcctaaggtgctttggtgaactggtgtgcttatgcatttttatttaaaaacaacagtttctccacagtcgaGGGTTTGAAGCGGTTTCTCTTTCTGAAACTATTTCcccagctttagaaaacaccctctctcagggcacagaggatgctggtgttgcgaggtactggtttgccaggtggtacaggtttgggtacagggctttgtttgtcgtccagtacaccagagggtcctgtgatcGTTCAAGTGGAGGGGCTGAGGGAtaacgctgcacctccactatggcatcagtggtggcattcctggacgctcttgcttcttcagcatccctgtccaacagcttccacagatcaatgacttaaaatgaaacattacaTAAAGTTTAGTCCGTACATGAATCAATACAAATAAATCTGTTGATCCAAATTCTATAATTTTTGTaccttgggaagaagcagctggttctggctgtgctgttgaagtggaTGGCAGGTCCTCTTCAGTGGGTGCATTCCGCAACCATGCCGCACACTCCGATTTTAACCGGTGCACAGCTGACTCGGCATTTGAAGGGCTTTGGAATCCAAGTGTTTTATATCTTGGGTCAAGCAATGATGATAAAGATAAGATACTTGTGGTTTCTATTCCACTGAGTTTATCGTTCATAATTCTATTGAGGTTTATGCCTAGgtcttttgccattttgtttgagTTCTGTGCCATCAGCTCACTCAAAGCATACTTCAGCATTTTTACCAGGGGTATTATTTTTGATCCCGACACCCTCTTTTCATGTGAGACCTCTAAGGTGGCAGCATGAAAAGGTGACGGTATCTTCATACACTGAGATGCACATTCAAAGTCATTTGCAGTCAATAGCTCCAAATCTGTGggcagagtggtcagagcagctgcaactgcatccctctgctcataaaaacgctgcagcatctcataggtgctattccatcttgtgtctacttcaattattagttttgtgacaggacggcccatttgcacctggatctgctgcagcttctctttagcagtggtgcttgatttaaaataggtgATCATCCGCCTCGTTTTTGATCTTATATTATCCAGCCCAGGAGTAGCATCCATGGCCTTTTTGACAATAAAGTTTAGTGCGTGAGCCAGGCAGACGGCATGCCGCACCCGCAGAATATTTGCTGCAGCAatcatatttgctgctgcatcagtcacTAAGCacttcaccttctcttcaagagCCCATTCCCTCAAAAGCTCTCGAGCAGTTCCagcgatgttctctgctgtgtgactgataggaaaaggccgaactcccagcagggtggtggagagttcacctgcatgaatagcATGACAGGTGACAGTGAgatacgcatccatgttgatggaAGTCCACATGTCTGCGgtcaagctgacactgtcaacattctgcagggctgccttggccttctccttttcttccacatacCTCTTCTCCACCATGGCTTTAACTGTCTGCCTTGATAGAAGGGTGTATGTGGGATCCagtttagccaccagagcacggaagccaggatcagacaccacagtgaaaGGCTGGGAATCTTTCACTAGGAAATCGACTAGAGCTTCATcaagctcctgcttcctgctacctaaaatatggaagttagcagaacaagattaatttagttaattaactaattttatacacccaaacctgcgcagtaaagtttaaaagttactcttaatattgcctggaacccactcacctggtggaaatgtcatcacagcagcaccaccagcttcattctcatgttTGGCTCGGTAATGCCTCATCATTGATGACGTGTTGTTATACGCCAGAtgtcgggaacaaagcaaacacttcacctgcaaattaaaaatgagatgtgtgtgtgtgtggtttattatttgttaCTGTGTGAATAAGAGTTTAAAAATACGTTTGTAACACCTTGTTCGGCGGCACCATTTCAAAGTGGTCCCAGACTTGagatctcttcctggttggttcCATTGCAAAGCAAACCGAAAGCAATACGAACGCtaatcaaatcaatccaaaaaGGTATTGACCAGATAGGCAACGTATTTCgctgtttcatccatttttaaacactgaGACCCGCCCATTGAACCGAACCAGTCAGCTGATTCAGATAGAATGAAGCAGTGAAGTGGTTCAAACGTCATCAGTCACGTGATTTGAAGCGAGCTCCAGAGCAGTGCTTCAGAAAAAAACTCTACCGAGTTTT
This window harbors:
- the LOC101066972 gene encoding sodium- and chloride-dependent GABA transporter ine, encoding MEEQPNRPTWSKQIEFTLAGIGCAVGLGNIWRFPYLCYRSGGGAFLVPYLLMLFVLGIPLLHMELTVGQYTRRGPVHALAIVCPLFKGVGMASVAISFIMCTYYNLVITWALYYLFSSFQAPLPWQTCNNTWNTPNCTDHATNSSYSSTASQEFFKYRMLQQTSGVDEIGTIRMELCLLLILAWILIYLCIFKGVKSTGKVVYFTALFPYVILIALLINNAQLPGALEGIKFFILPKWEKLLSLEVWVNAAAQIFNSIGIGFGSLMAMSSYNSFHNNVLKDTLTISIINSLTSILAGFVIFSAFGYMSYLQGIPVTDLAVDGPGLVYVVYPQAFANMPVAQLWAVLFFLMLLCLGLDSEFAMVEVLVTSLLDEFNQKLLQIFRWKELLVLAVCGAAFIIGIPCVMEGGIYVFQLMDHYTAIVSIMFLAFFEVIAICWIYGVKQLSSNLEEMTGKRPNVFFRACWLVIAPPLITVILIFSIIQFKPARYEDYVFPPWAQGIGWVIAMASIIWIPLAAFHTLWLLPGSFMQRLKLSITPYALSNIPKMPYYERGGNHGDQDKNVISLHNYLPEKPPVEAEF
- the LOC115252667 gene encoding zinc finger BED domain-containing protein 4-like, whose protein sequence is MLKYALSELMAQNSNKMAKDLGINLNRIMNDKLSGIETTSILSLSSLLDPRYKTLGFQSPSNAESAVHRLKSECAAWLRNAPTEEDLPSTSTAQPEPAASSQVIDLWKLLDRDAEEARASRNATTDAIVEVQRYPSAPPLERSQDPLVYWTTNKALYPNLYHLANQYLATPASSVP